GATCACGTCCTCCAGCCGCTTGAAGCCGGCCGGTGCGCGCTCCTCGACCAGATCGAGGATGGCGTCCAGCCCCTCCTGGCGGTTCATCTCGACGATGCGCGCGCACATCGGCAGGCGCTGCGCCTCGTAGGCGTCGAGCGCCGCTTCCGGCGTGGCGCCCTGCTGCAGGGCCTGGGCCAGGCAGTCGGCATCGAGGATGGCCTGGGTGGCGCCGTTGGAGCCGATCGGGTACATCGGGTGCGCCGCGTCGCCCAGCAGGGTGATGCGGCCATGGCGCCAGCGCGGCAGGGGGTCGCGGTCCACCATCGGCCATTCCAGCAGCTGGGTGGCGCTGCGTATCAGGGCCGGCACGTCCAGCCAGTCGAAATGCCAGCTGCCGAAGGTGGGCAGCAGGTCGTCCAGCGAGCCGGGCTTGCTCCAGTCCTCGCGGCTGGGGGCGCTGAGGCCGCCGCCAAAGCCGTCCTCGCGCAGCCGGCGGTCGCAGATCCAGTTGATCAGCTGCAGCCCGTCCTCGGCCACCGGGGCGATCGGGTAGACCACGAACTTGGCGCGCCGGTGGCCGGCCTGCACCATGGTGCGGCCGTCCAGGAAGGGGCGTGCACGGCTGGTGCCGCGCCACATCATCATGCCGTTCCAGCGCGGTGCGCCCTCGTCGGGATAGAACTGGCGGCGCAGCGCCGAATGGATGCCATCGGCGCCGATCAGCAGATCGGCGCTCAATTCGCTGTGGCTGCCGTCGCTGGCCTGCAGCTGCGCCACCACGCGCTCGCCCTCGGTGCGCGCGGCCAGCACGCGTTGCCCGCTCAGCAGCCTGGCCTCGCCCAGGCGCTCTGCCGCCTCGCGCCACAGCAGCAGTTGCAGCTCGCCGCGGTGGATGCTCAGCTGCGGATGGCTGTAGCCGCCGCCCAGCCCGCGCGCATCGCGGTAGATGGCCTGGCCATGGCGGTTCGCGAACACCAGGGCCGAGGTCGGCACCGCCATCGCCTGCAGCGCCGGCAGCAGACCCAGGCCATCCAGCACCGCCACCGCATGGGGCAGCAGGTTGATGCCCACGCCCAGCGGCTTGAGCTGCGGCGTGGCCTCGCAGACGCGCACGCGGTGGCCGCGCGCCTGCAGGGCCAGGGCGGCGGTGAGGCCGCCGATGCCGCCGCCGGCGATCAGGATGTCCAGGGCTTTGTCTTGCATGGCTGTTCTCGGTTTTGCTTGATCTGGGATAAGGGTAAGTGAGATTGTTGCGCTATGCAACGATATTTATCCTGAAGCCATGAGCAAGACGGCAAGTTCCCAAGCGCAGGTTCCCGAGGGGCTGTTGCTGCCCGTGCCCGGGCTCGACTACGGCGTGCTGGACGAGCTGCTGGGCTATGCCCTGCGGCGCGCGCAGAACGCGCTCTACCTGGACTTCTACCGCGCCACCGAGGGGCTGGACGTGAGCCCGCAGCGCTTTGCCGCGCTGGTGCTGGTGGCCCGCAATCCCGGCATGCGCCAGGGCCTGCTGGCCCAGGCGATGGGGCTGCACCGCAGCGGCGCGCTGCGCCTGACCGATTGGCTGACCGAGCAGGGCTGGGCGGAGCGGCGCGACGATCCCAGCGACGCACGCTCCTGGGGCCTGCACCTGACCGCGCATGGCCGCCGCACCCTGGCCAAGCTGGAGCAGCTGGTGCGCGCCCACGACCAGGCCCTGTTGCAGGGCCTGGGCGAGCGCGGCAGCGCCTTGAAGGCCGATCTCGAGCGGCTGGCCTGGGTGGCCACCGCGGCGGCCCAACCGATTCCACCCGCCAAGCCGACCAAAACCGACAGGAGACCCAAGCCATGACCAAGCACTTTTCGATGCATCGACGCGAACTCACGCTGGGCCTGGCGGCCTTGCTGGCCGGGCCATTGGCGCGCGCCCAGGGCGCCCTGCCGCGCATCCTGGTGGGCTTCCCGGCCGGCGGCTCCGTGGACACGACCGCGCGCCGCGTCGCCGAGGCCTGGCGCGGCCGCATGGCCGAATCGGTGCTGGTGGAGCAGAAGGTGGGCGCCGGCGGCCGCCTGGCGATTGCGGCGCTCAAGGACGCGGCGCCCGATGGCATGACGCTGCTGCTGAGCCCCTCGTCGATGTTCACCATCTACCCGCATGCCTATCGCAAGCTGGCCTATAAGCCGGAGTCCGATGTGGTGCCGGTGGGCCCGCTGGCGCATTCCACCTGCGGCTTTGGCGTCGGTCCGATGGTGCCGGCCACCGTCAAGACGCTGGCCCAGTTTGCCGACTGGGCGCGGGCGAATGCGCAGAGCGCCGCCTATGCCTCGCCGGCCGCGGGCGCGATGCCGCATTTCCTGGGCAACCAGTTCGAGCGCGCCGCCGGCATCAAGCTGACCCATGTGCCCTACCGCGGCGCCGCGCCCGGCATGCAGGACCTGATGGGCGGCCAGATCGCCTCGGGCTGCTTCAGCATCGGCGATTTCCTGCCGCATCTGGCCTCGGGCCGGGTGCGCCTGCTGGGCGTGACCGACACGCGCCGTTCGCGTTTCGCGCCCGAGGTGCCGACCTTCGAGGAGCAGGGCTTCAAGGGCATCGAGGGCGTGGAGAGCTATGGCTTGTTCCTGCCGGCCAAGGCGGCGCCGGCCACCGTCGACCGCATCGCCGACCTGGTGCGCGCGGCGCTGCGCGAGACCGCGGTGGTGGAGGGCCTGGCCAAGCTCGGCTTCGAACCGTTCTCGCTGAGCGCGCCCGAATATGCGCGTCGCCTCGCGGCCGAGCGCGCGCAATGGGGGCCCATCGTCAAGGCCTCGGGCTTTTCCTCCGACGACTGAAAGAAAAGCGGCCGAAACGGGCGGAGCGGCCGCGTCGGGGACAATCGGCCCCATGGCAGTCCTCTCAATTAGCAACGCCCATCTCGCATTCGGCCATGTCGCCCTGCTGGATGGCGCCAACTTCTCACTCGAAATCGGTGAGCGCGTCGGCCTGATCGGCCGCAACGGCACGGGCAAGTCCTCGCTGCTGAAAATCCTCGCCGGCCTGGAGAAGCTCGACGATGGCCTGCTGCAGCTGCAGCAGGGCCTCACCAGCGTCTACGTGCCGCAGGAGCCCGAGCTGCGTGCCGATGCCACCATCTTCGAGGTGGTGAGCGAGGGCGTGGCCGAGGCCAAGGCGCTGCGCGCGCGCTACGAGATCCACGACGAGAACGACGACCTCGCCTGGGTGCAGGAACGCATCGAGCACATCGGTGCCTGGAACTGGGAACAGCGCGTCGACGAGACCCTGCAGCGCCTGGGCCTGGACGGCTCGCGCCTGGTGGGCGCGCTCTCGGGCGGACTGAAGAAGCGCGTCGCCCTGGGCCGCGCCCTGGTGGCACAGCCCGACGTGCTGCTGCTGGACGAGCCCACCAACCACCTGGACCTGGACGCCATCACCTGGCTGGAGGAGTTGCTCAACAACTTCAAGGGTTCGCTGCTGCTGATCACCCACGACCGCGCCTTCCTCGACAACGTCGCCAACCGCATCGTCGAGCTGGACCGCGGCCAGCTGCGCGGCTACCCCGGCAACTTCGCGGCCTTCACCGCCGCCAAGGAATACGAGCTGCAGAACGAGGCGCTCTTCAATGCCCGCTTCGACAAGCTGCTGGCGCAGGAAGAGGTGTGGATACGCAAGGGTGTGGAAGCGCGCCGTACGCGCAGCGTGGCGCGCATCCAGCGCCTGGAGGCGATGCGCCTGGCGCATGCGGCGCGCCGCGATGTGCAGGGCAAGGTCAAGCTGGACATCGACACCGGCGGCGCCAGCGGCAAGATCGTGGCCGAGCTGGAGAATGTGTTCAAGAGCTATGGCGATCGCACCATCGTGCGCGACTTCACCGCCACCATCCTGCGCGGCGACAAGGTCGGCCTGGTGGGCCCCAACGGCGCCGGTAAGACCACGCTGCTGAAACTGATCCTGGGCGAGCTGGCACCCGACAGCGGCGAGGTGCGCCAGGGCTCGCGCCTCTCGGTGGCCTATTTCGACCAGATGCGCGACACGCTCAATCTGGACGCGACCCTGGCCGACACCATCAGCCCCGGCAGCGAGTGGATCGAGATCGGCAGCCAGAAGAAGCATGTGAAAAGCTATCTGGGCGACTTCCTGTTCTCGCCCGCGCGCGCCAACTCGCCGGTGAAGAGCCTCTCCGGCGGCGAACGCAACCGCCTGCTGCTGGCGCGCCTGTTCGCGCGCCCCGCCAATGTGCTGGTGCTGGACGAGCCCACCAACGACCTCGACATCGAGACCCTGGAGCTGCTGGAAGAGCTGCTGGCCGAGTACGACGGCACCGTCTTCCTGGTCAGCCATGACCGGCGCTTCCTCGACAACGTCGTCACCTCCACCATCGTCAGCGAGGGCGACGGGCGCTGGCGCGAGTACGAGGGCGGGGTGCAGGACTGGCTGCTGCAATCCAAGCGTGCCGCGGCGCTGCAAGCCAAGCAGGCGCCGGCGCCCGCACCGGCCCCCGCGCCCGCACCGGCTGTGGCAGCGGCCCCGGCGGCGCCGAAGCGCAAGCTCAGCTACAAGGAGCAGCGCGAGCTGGACGAGTTGCCCGCACGCATCGAGGCGCTGGAGACCGAGCAGGCCCAGGTGGCCGCCCTGCTGGCCGGCACCGAGCTCTACACCCAGGGTGCCGCGCGCCTGGCCGAGGTGACGGCGCGCGCCGGCCAGATCGAGGACGAGCTGATGGGCTTGCTGGAGCGCTGGGAGGCGCTCGGCGCGCGCTGAGGCCTAGCGCCTCTCGCGCAGCTGCTGCAGCAGGCGCCAGAAGCGCGCGTCCTGCGAGGTGGCGAAGTTGATGCGCATCAGCGTGCCGGCGCGGCGCGTCGGGCTGAACAGCAGGCCCGGCGCGATCAGCCAGCCGGCATCCAGCATGCGCTGCGCCAGGCGCTCGGTGTCCATGCCCACCTCCAGCCAGCCGAACAGGCCTTGCGGCGGGGTCACGAATTCGCAGCCGGCCTCCTCGGCCAGGCGCACGACGCGCTGGCGCGCCGCATCCAGCCGGGTGATGACGCGCTCGGCGTGGCGGCGCAGCTGGCCCTGCTCCAGGCAGATCGCCACCGCGCGGTCCATCATCGGGCTGGTGGTGAGGGTGGAGAGCAGTTTCAGCTCGGTGAGCTGGTGCACCTTGTCGGCGCTGGCCGCCACATAGCCGACGCGCCAGGCCGGCGTGAGGATCTTGGAAAAGCCCGACACATAGAGCGTGCGCTTGAGCCCGTCCAGGGCCGAGAGCCGCGGCGCATGGTTGGGCGCCAGGAAGGCATAGGTGTCGTCCTCCACGATCATCAGGTCGGCCGCCTCGGCAAGCTTGAGGATCTGGTGCGCGCTGGCCAGCGAGAGGCTGTGGCCGGTGGGGTTGTGCAGCACCGAGACCGTCACATACATGCGCGGCCGGTGCTCCTCGATGAGGCGCGCCATCACGTCCAGATCGGGGCCCTGCTGGCCGCGCGGCACCGGCAGCAGGCGCATGCCCGCCTGCGACAGGCGTGCGTACTCGATCGCCCAGCCGGGGTCGTCCACCAGCACCGCATCGCCGGGGCTCAGCAGGCTGCGCGTGATCAGGTCCAGCGCATGGGTGGCGCCCACGGTGCTGACGATCTGCTCGGGCGCGGCATGCACGCCGATGTCCTCCAGCCGGCGCGCCAGCGCGGCGCGCAGGCGCGGGTCGCCACCGGGCTCGCCGTACTGCAGGGCCAGCTGGTCTGGCTCCTCGCTCTGGCTGACGACGCGGCGCATCGCGCTCTGCAGCATCGGCAGGTCCAGCCAGTCGCCCGGCAGGGTGCCCAGGCCCGGCGCATGGCGCGCGTCGGCCTGGAACATGCCGCGTATCAGGGCCGAGGCGTCGATCGGTGCGTTGCCCGCCGGGCTGGGGGCGGGCTGCTTGGCGTGCGGGCGTGCATCACGGAGATCACGCACGAAGAAGCCGCGCTGCTTGCGCGCCTCCAGCATGCCCGAGGCCAGCAGCTGGTCGTAGGCTGCCACCACCGTGTAGGGGCTCACGCCATGGTGGCGCGCACATTCGCGCACCGAGGGCAGGCGCGCGCCCGGCAGCAGCAGGCGCTGCTGGATGCGTTCGGCAAAGCGCAGCGCCAGCTGCTGGGCCAGCGGGGTGCTGGCATCGCGCGAGAGGGGTGAGGCGGCGGCGCTGTGGCTCATGGTGGGCTCTCCGGCAATGAACGAACAACAATGCAGCAGCCAAGTGTACTGGTGCTGTATTGCTCCGGCGTCCTGCCGGCGCCCCCTCAGGGGCAGCCGCGCGGGCTGGCCTGGGCGCCGCTGCTGAGCTTTTGCAGCTGCAGCAGGGCCAGCACCTGGCCGCTGGCGCTGCGCAGCTCCAGCTGCAGGCGCGGCGTGCCGTCGCTGCTGGGCGCCAAGGCCTGCACGGTGCCCATCGCCAGCACCGGCTGGATCAGGCCGGCATCCAGGTAGCCGCCGAAGAAGGCGGCCGCGCCGCTGCCCGGCTGGCCCCATTCACCGCTATAGCTCAGGCGTGGGCAGCCGCCCTCCAGCTTGAGCTCGTTGCCCTCGAAGCTCAGCACGAATTCGGGGTTGCTGGCGCTGCTGGCGTACAGCACCTTGGCGGTGCCGGGGTGGTCGGGCGAGACGCCGCTGCTACCGGGCGGCAGGCCGCAGGCCAGCTGGTCGGCCCAGGGGGCGCTGCACAGGGGGGCCGACTTGGCACCCGCCAGGGCCAGATAGCCGTGCGATTCGGTGGTCAGGCCCGAGCCTCCCGTGCCCGGCCCGCAGGCGCTCAGCAGCAGGCCCAGCAGGCCCGCGAGCAGATGGTTGGGCTTCATGGCTTCTCTCCCTCATTCATGGGTTCTGCATAGAAATAGACGCCGAAGCGGGCCCGTTGGTTCTTCTGTGCCGCTTCGGCATGCTGGGCATCGTCATTGAAACGGTCCTGGGCTTCCTGCATCACCAGCTTGAAAGCCTGGCGCCAGGCCTGGCGCGAGACCTGGTGCAGCCGCGCCACCGAGGCCGGCGTGAGTTCGTCCACGAAGATGGATTGCTCCAGGAACTTGTCCTCGCCCAGCAGGTTGGCGGTGCCCGCCGAGAGCGCATCGCGCAGGTTGTCGGCGCACAGCCAGGCCAGTTCTTCCAGGCCCTGGCGGGGCGTGAATTCCTCGGCCAGCAGGCGTATGCCTTCCGGCTCTTCGGCCACGCCGCCCAGGCGCAGCAATTCGTCCAGCACCGCGCGCGGCCGCACATCGCTGCTGACGCGGGTGACGAGGGCGTCGAAGCTGTCGTCGCCGGCGCTGCGCGGCAGCAGCTTGGGGCGGCCCTGGGCGTCCAGGAAGGGGGCGTCGTTGAGCCAGCGGCCCACCACCTCGGCCGCCAGGCTGAGCGGGCGGAAGGCCTCGGCATCGGCGGCCTTGACCTCGGCGGGGCGCGTCAGGTTGCGCACATCGCGCCGGTGCACGCCCGACAGCAGGCTCACCGCGCTATCGGTCTGCGGCATGCCGCGCTGCTTCAGTTCCTGCTGCGCGGCGGCCAGGAATTCGGTCTTCAAGGCCTGGGCGAAGGCCGGGTAGGCGACGCCGCTCTTGATCAGCATGCGTGCCAGCGGCCGCACGACCTTGAGGCTGAACTCCAGCGCCAATGTGGCCGCGGACTTCATGCGCGGCTCCGCCCGGCGCGGCCTGCGCTCCTGCGTGGGTTGGTGTTCACTGCCTGTGGCATGGCGGCTGGGCCTCGTCTGGGTCTGGGGTCTGGGGTCTGGGGTCTGGGGTCTGGCCTTGCGGCACGGCCGGCATTGTCAACCGGTTGACGTGGACTTTGATGTGTGGAATATTATCCCACATCGCACTCAAACGGAGGAGGAAAGCGATGACGAAAGTGAAAGCAAGCAACAACAACAGCGCAATGCGCGTGATGCTGATGGCGGGGCTGGTGGCGGCGGGGCTGAGCGCCTGCGGCGGCGGTGGCAGCGAGACCGCCAAGCCGCTGGCCCTGCAGGGCACGGCGGCCGTGGGGCTGGCGGTGGCGGGTGGCCAGGTGCGCGCCAAATGCCTGAAGGGCGAGGGCACGACCAGCACCGCGGCGGACGGCAGCTACAAGCTGAGCATTCCCGCGGGCGAGCTGCCCTGCGCCCTGGAGCTCACCCATGCCAGCAGCGGCCTGCAGCTGCGCTCGCTGGCGGTGCCCGGCGGCAACGGCGAAATGGCCAACCTGACCCTGCTGACCGAGATGGTCACGACCAGGCTGGCGCGGCGCGATGCCGCGGCCTACTTCGCCGGCTTCGATGCCGCGGCCGGCAAGGCCCTCAGCGTCGACAAGGTCAAGCTGGCCCAGGCCGATGTGAGCAAGCTGCTGGCGCCCACCACCGAGATCCGCAACCTGGGAGACTTCCTCGGCACGCCGCTGAAGGCCGCCACGTCCGCCAACCCCAACCAGGGCGACGCGCAGGACAAGCTGCTGGACGCCCTGCACATGCGGCTCAGCAAGGCCCGCCAAGTGCAGTTGCTGGGCGTGCTGGCGAATGCCGCCGATCCGGTGGACCCAGCGCCGTTCCAGCCCTGGATCACGGTGGAGCCGCAGGCCGTGAGCATGCTGGCCGGCGCCAGCCAGACCCTGATGGCCGACCTCAACTACCCGCCCAATGTGGTCTATGTGCGCCTGCCGGTGAAGTGGGCGCTGCAGGAGGCCAATGGCGGCGCGGTCGAGGCACTCAACGGCCGCTATACCGCGCCGATGGCCAACGGTGTCTACCATGTGCGCGCCACGCGCGAGGATTTTGGCAGCGTGAGCGCCGATGTCACGGTGACGGTGGGTCAGTTGCTGAGCCTGGACCAGCGCAGCATCTCGGGCGTCAAGAAGGCGCGCAATGCGGCGGTGCTCGATCAGGCTGCCTGGGCCGAGCTGTGGAACCAGCATGTGGCCGGTAACTCGCCGGCACCGGCCCTGCCGGCGGTGGACTTCGGCACCCAGATGGTGGTGGCGGTGTTCCTGGGTGAGCGCGCCAACGGCTGCGCCAGCGTGGCGATCAGCGGGGTTGCGTCGAACGGCGCGGCGCTGCAGGTGGCGTACCAGGAAGGCAAGCCGCCGGCCGACAACGTGAGCTGCACGCAGGTGGTCAGCGCCCCGGCGCACCTGGTCAGGCTGCCCAGGTCGGCGCTGCCGGTGGAGTTCGTGCTGAAGCCCTGACCGGCTGTGCTGGTCAGCATGCCAATACAGAAAAGCTGGCTGATCGGCTGACTGTATTGGCCATGTACTGCATCCGGCCATAGACTGGCCGGATGCCTTCGCAGCCCCAAGCCCTCCCATCCACGGCCTCCAGCGCGCCCGCCGATCTGCGCCGCGGCCTGGCCCTGGGGGCGCTGGGGGTGTTCATCTTTGCGCTGAGCATCCCGATGACGCGCCTGGCCAGCGGCAGCGCCGAGGCGCCGCAACTGCCGCCCGAGTTCGTGGCGCTGGGGCGTGCGGCGCTGGCGGGGCTGCTGTCGATCGCCTATCTGCGCTGGACCGGGGCGCCGCGCCCGCAGGGGCGCCAATGGGCGCTGCTGGCTTTCACCGCCCTGGGCGTGGTGTTCGGCTGGCCGCTGCTGCTGGGTTATGCGGTGCG
This portion of the Paucibacter sediminis genome encodes:
- a CDS encoding flavin-dependent oxidoreductase, producing the protein MQDKALDILIAGGGIGGLTAALALQARGHRVRVCEATPQLKPLGVGINLLPHAVAVLDGLGLLPALQAMAVPTSALVFANRHGQAIYRDARGLGGGYSHPQLSIHRGELQLLLWREAAERLGEARLLSGQRVLAARTEGERVVAQLQASDGSHSELSADLLIGADGIHSALRRQFYPDEGAPRWNGMMMWRGTSRARPFLDGRTMVQAGHRRAKFVVYPIAPVAEDGLQLINWICDRRLREDGFGGGLSAPSREDWSKPGSLDDLLPTFGSWHFDWLDVPALIRSATQLLEWPMVDRDPLPRWRHGRITLLGDAAHPMYPIGSNGATQAILDADCLAQALQQGATPEAALDAYEAQRLPMCARIVEMNRQEGLDAILDLVEERAPAGFKRLEDVIDPAEIDALVRRYKAAAGHQQTR
- a CDS encoding MarR family winged helix-turn-helix transcriptional regulator produces the protein MSKTASSQAQVPEGLLLPVPGLDYGVLDELLGYALRRAQNALYLDFYRATEGLDVSPQRFAALVLVARNPGMRQGLLAQAMGLHRSGALRLTDWLTEQGWAERRDDPSDARSWGLHLTAHGRRTLAKLEQLVRAHDQALLQGLGERGSALKADLERLAWVATAAAQPIPPAKPTKTDRRPKP
- a CDS encoding Bug family tripartite tricarboxylate transporter substrate binding protein; protein product: MTKHFSMHRRELTLGLAALLAGPLARAQGALPRILVGFPAGGSVDTTARRVAEAWRGRMAESVLVEQKVGAGGRLAIAALKDAAPDGMTLLLSPSSMFTIYPHAYRKLAYKPESDVVPVGPLAHSTCGFGVGPMVPATVKTLAQFADWARANAQSAAYASPAAGAMPHFLGNQFERAAGIKLTHVPYRGAAPGMQDLMGGQIASGCFSIGDFLPHLASGRVRLLGVTDTRRSRFAPEVPTFEEQGFKGIEGVESYGLFLPAKAAPATVDRIADLVRAALRETAVVEGLAKLGFEPFSLSAPEYARRLAAERAQWGPIVKASGFSSDD
- a CDS encoding ATP-binding cassette domain-containing protein, encoding MAVLSISNAHLAFGHVALLDGANFSLEIGERVGLIGRNGTGKSSLLKILAGLEKLDDGLLQLQQGLTSVYVPQEPELRADATIFEVVSEGVAEAKALRARYEIHDENDDLAWVQERIEHIGAWNWEQRVDETLQRLGLDGSRLVGALSGGLKKRVALGRALVAQPDVLLLDEPTNHLDLDAITWLEELLNNFKGSLLLITHDRAFLDNVANRIVELDRGQLRGYPGNFAAFTAAKEYELQNEALFNARFDKLLAQEEVWIRKGVEARRTRSVARIQRLEAMRLAHAARRDVQGKVKLDIDTGGASGKIVAELENVFKSYGDRTIVRDFTATILRGDKVGLVGPNGAGKTTLLKLILGELAPDSGEVRQGSRLSVAYFDQMRDTLNLDATLADTISPGSEWIEIGSQKKHVKSYLGDFLFSPARANSPVKSLSGGERNRLLLARLFARPANVLVLDEPTNDLDIETLELLEELLAEYDGTVFLVSHDRRFLDNVVTSTIVSEGDGRWREYEGGVQDWLLQSKRAAALQAKQAPAPAPAPAPAPAVAAAPAAPKRKLSYKEQRELDELPARIEALETEQAQVAALLAGTELYTQGAARLAEVTARAGQIEDELMGLLERWEALGAR
- a CDS encoding PLP-dependent aminotransferase family protein encodes the protein MSHSAAASPLSRDASTPLAQQLALRFAERIQQRLLLPGARLPSVRECARHHGVSPYTVVAAYDQLLASGMLEARKQRGFFVRDLRDARPHAKQPAPSPAGNAPIDASALIRGMFQADARHAPGLGTLPGDWLDLPMLQSAMRRVVSQSEEPDQLALQYGEPGGDPRLRAALARRLEDIGVHAAPEQIVSTVGATHALDLITRSLLSPGDAVLVDDPGWAIEYARLSQAGMRLLPVPRGQQGPDLDVMARLIEEHRPRMYVTVSVLHNPTGHSLSLASAHQILKLAEAADLMIVEDDTYAFLAPNHAPRLSALDGLKRTLYVSGFSKILTPAWRVGYVAASADKVHQLTELKLLSTLTTSPMMDRAVAICLEQGQLRRHAERVITRLDAARQRVVRLAEEAGCEFVTPPQGLFGWLEVGMDTERLAQRMLDAGWLIAPGLLFSPTRRAGTLMRINFATSQDARFWRLLQQLRERR
- a CDS encoding DUF6502 family protein — translated: MKSAATLALEFSLKVVRPLARMLIKSGVAYPAFAQALKTEFLAAAQQELKQRGMPQTDSAVSLLSGVHRRDVRNLTRPAEVKAADAEAFRPLSLAAEVVGRWLNDAPFLDAQGRPKLLPRSAGDDSFDALVTRVSSDVRPRAVLDELLRLGGVAEEPEGIRLLAEEFTPRQGLEELAWLCADNLRDALSAGTANLLGEDKFLEQSIFVDELTPASVARLHQVSRQAWRQAFKLVMQEAQDRFNDDAQHAEAAQKNQRARFGVYFYAEPMNEGEKP